In one Neobacillus sp. CF12 genomic region, the following are encoded:
- a CDS encoding winged helix DNA-binding protein has translation MIPTSELQNLDLIDLLSERHSLVRRISEKAWNNQSEIHISNSEWYIMARIYKKKPTISYITKNVEISRQAIHKFINNLSEKGLVHVENVENNKKEKCIQLTALGEECYEKNEELKAQLELKIAEKIGAEQVSILREILKLDWDI, from the coding sequence TTGATCCCAACCTCTGAATTACAAAATTTAGATCTGATTGATCTATTAAGTGAACGACACAGTTTGGTACGAAGAATTTCAGAAAAAGCATGGAACAATCAAAGTGAGATTCATATTTCTAATTCTGAATGGTATATCATGGCTAGGATTTATAAAAAGAAACCTACCATTTCATATATTACAAAAAATGTAGAAATTTCTCGTCAGGCGATACATAAGTTTATTAATAATCTCTCTGAAAAGGGATTAGTACATGTTGAAAATGTAGAAAACAATAAGAAAGAAAAGTGTATCCAATTAACAGCGTTAGGCGAGGAATGTTACGAAAAAAACGAAGAACTTAAAGCACAACTTGAGCTTAAAATCGCTGAAAAAATAGGTGCTGAGCAAGTAAGTATTCTAAGAGAAATATTAAAGCTTGATTGGGATATATAA
- a CDS encoding MBL fold metallo-hydrolase, whose amino-acid sequence MVYLFVFLAVFILSVILFVSIHPVFGGRLRNSDRERYRNLDFYNDGKFVNITPTEMKMSFLTILSLMKDSFTGKNARRPNKPIPISIDWKKIKSDKESLTWFGHSTFLLTIDDKKILIDPMFGPSPSPVPFIGSKRYSEDLLYLIEELPSIDAVIITHDHYDHLDYPSILKLKNKVNHFFVPLGVGAHLVKWGVGIERISECNWWDELDWNGLRIASVPSQHFSGRGLSNRDSTLWSGWVICGKTQRIYTSGDGGYGPHFKQIGEKYGPFDLTLIEGGQYDKRWAAIHMMPEESVQAHLDVKGKTMMLIHWAAFTLAYHSWTDPVERALAAAHEKGVKLIAPRIGETIFLGGSLPTPKSWWNSHTADNSLEIRSTI is encoded by the coding sequence ATGGTGTACCTATTTGTTTTTTTAGCTGTATTCATATTAAGTGTCATTCTTTTTGTATCCATCCATCCAGTGTTTGGAGGTAGACTTCGTAACAGCGACAGAGAACGGTATCGTAATCTTGATTTTTATAACGATGGGAAATTTGTCAATATAACCCCGACAGAGATGAAGATGAGTTTTTTAACTATTCTTTCATTAATGAAGGACTCCTTTACCGGAAAAAATGCTCGTAGACCAAATAAACCAATTCCAATATCTATCGATTGGAAAAAAATAAAGAGTGATAAAGAGAGCTTAACATGGTTTGGTCATTCAACCTTCCTTCTAACGATAGACGATAAAAAAATCCTGATTGACCCGATGTTTGGACCTTCTCCCTCACCGGTTCCTTTTATCGGCAGCAAGCGTTACAGTGAAGATTTGTTATATCTAATTGAAGAACTGCCTTCAATTGATGCAGTCATAATTACACATGATCATTACGATCATTTGGACTATCCATCAATTCTAAAATTAAAAAATAAAGTAAACCATTTCTTTGTTCCTCTAGGAGTAGGGGCACACCTAGTCAAGTGGGGAGTGGGTATTGAAAGAATTAGTGAATGTAACTGGTGGGATGAACTTGATTGGAATGGGCTAAGAATAGCTTCAGTACCTTCACAGCATTTTTCTGGGAGGGGACTGTCTAACCGAGATAGTACCTTATGGAGTGGTTGGGTGATTTGTGGGAAAACCCAACGGATATATACAAGTGGAGATGGAGGATATGGGCCACATTTTAAACAAATTGGTGAAAAATATGGACCCTTTGATCTTACGTTAATCGAGGGTGGTCAATATGATAAGAGATGGGCCGCTATCCATATGATGCCAGAAGAATCCGTCCAAGCTCATCTCGATGTAAAAGGTAAAACCATGATGCTGATTCACTGGGCTGCATTTACCTTGGCATACCATAGCTGGACAGATCCTGTGGAGCGGGCACTAGCTGCTGCACATGAAAAAGGAGTGAAATTAATTGCTCCTAGAATTGGAGAAACAATTTTTCTCGGTGGAAGCCTGCCAACACCTAAATCCTGGTGGAATTCACATACAGCTGACAACTCACTTGAAATTAGGTCGACAATTTAA
- a CDS encoding D-TA family PLP-dependent enzyme — protein MKNLGELDTPTLLLDYQKLLKNIRDIANYATEHGVTYRPHIKTHKSVKIAQLQIDAGAVGVTTAKISEAEVMAAGGIKDILIAYPISSPDKINRLIKLLQLGVQLKVSVDNPKSLGYLQKGLEHTPFTLEVWIKVNSGLNRCGVEPGQEAVSLAKAIMTHLKLKLGGIYTHAGHSYAARSYKEIEAIGLEEGLAVVESANECEAAGINIPVRSVGSTPTYNIAGKVPGVTEIRPGNAVFFDGIQVGLGVTSAENCALTLLASVVGVYKNRIIFDTGSKSLCLDKGAHGNQTVTGFGQIVGHPEVNIERLSEEHGVGVLLQETNLKLNDKVQIIPNHACTVVNQFDEYVVHENGHVIDSWKVDARGMVK, from the coding sequence ATGAAAAACCTTGGAGAACTTGATACCCCCACTTTGCTGCTAGACTATCAAAAGCTTTTAAAGAATATACGTGACATCGCTAACTATGCAACAGAACACGGTGTTACATATCGTCCCCATATCAAAACACACAAATCGGTAAAAATTGCTCAGTTGCAGATAGATGCAGGAGCAGTTGGAGTGACGACAGCTAAAATAAGCGAAGCAGAAGTTATGGCGGCAGGGGGGATAAAAGATATCTTAATTGCCTATCCGATATCAAGTCCTGACAAAATTAATCGATTAATAAAGCTTTTACAACTAGGAGTTCAACTGAAAGTATCTGTAGACAATCCTAAATCATTAGGGTATTTACAGAAAGGACTGGAGCATACTCCATTTACTCTGGAGGTATGGATTAAAGTGAACTCTGGGCTCAATCGGTGTGGAGTGGAACCTGGCCAGGAAGCAGTAAGTTTAGCAAAGGCAATTATGACTCATTTAAAGCTTAAACTTGGCGGAATCTATACCCATGCTGGGCATTCTTACGCAGCAAGGTCCTATAAGGAAATCGAAGCAATTGGTCTAGAAGAAGGGTTGGCAGTGGTAGAAAGTGCAAATGAATGTGAAGCGGCTGGAATAAATATTCCTGTTCGCAGCGTTGGGTCAACTCCAACTTACAATATTGCAGGTAAAGTACCAGGAGTAACAGAAATAAGACCAGGTAATGCGGTGTTTTTTGATGGTATTCAAGTAGGTCTAGGAGTGACAAGCGCTGAAAATTGTGCACTAACGCTACTTGCGTCTGTAGTAGGTGTCTATAAAAATCGGATTATTTTTGATACAGGCAGTAAATCATTATGTTTAGATAAAGGTGCCCATGGCAACCAAACAGTCACAGGATTTGGACAAATCGTCGGACACCCTGAAGTGAATATCGAACGCTTATCAGAAGAGCATGGAGTAGGAGTTTTATTACAAGAAACCAATTTAAAGTTAAATGATAAAGTTCAAATCATTCCAAATCATGCCTGTACTGTGGTGAATCAGTTTGATGAATATGTGGTTCATGAAAATGGGCATGTGATTGATAGCTGGAAAGTGGATGCCAGAGGGATGGTAAAGTAG
- a CDS encoding GNAT family N-acetyltransferase — METKFIKLTYPDQTLVEVFNRWDNDPELIPLTRPNQNKAALERRDTMTLDDLKQRLDHHHTYLIYLDDLLIGEMNYMVDPNHLYKKEAGTAWIGITIGEPEGRGKGIGYHAIHFLEEEIKNNGLNRVELGVFEFNTQAQKLYKKLGYKEIGRIENFTYWADKMWFDIRMEKYLGDNS, encoded by the coding sequence ATGGAGACTAAATTTATCAAATTAACATACCCTGACCAAACGCTTGTAGAGGTATTTAATCGGTGGGATAACGATCCCGAATTAATTCCGCTAACACGACCTAACCAAAACAAGGCTGCATTAGAACGCCGTGATACCATGACCCTGGATGACTTAAAACAAAGACTGGATCACCATCATACATATCTGATTTATCTTGATGACTTATTGATTGGTGAAATGAACTATATGGTTGATCCGAACCATCTCTACAAGAAAGAGGCAGGAACTGCCTGGATAGGCATTACCATAGGAGAACCGGAAGGACGAGGGAAAGGTATCGGGTACCACGCTATCCATTTCTTAGAAGAGGAGATTAAGAATAATGGGTTAAATCGTGTAGAATTGGGCGTGTTTGAATTTAATACACAGGCTCAAAAGCTATATAAGAAGCTGGGCTACAAGGAAATCGGCCGAATCGAGAATTTTACCTATTGGGCTGATAAAATGTGGTTTGATATCCGAATGGAGAAATATTTAGGAGATAATAGTTGA
- a CDS encoding AAA family ATPase, whose translation MKFVLIFGPQAVGKMTVGQELAKLTGLKLFHNHMTIEMVTPIFDFGTKEGQRLVTLFRKEIFEAAAKSNLEGLIFTYVWAFNHPSDWNYVNEVCEIFESRGGTVYFVELEADLNERLERNKSPHRLEHKPTKRNIEWSENNLKKSLEKYRLNSLEGEITKEEYIRINNTNMSAEEVAKAIKDKFQL comes from the coding sequence ATGAAATTTGTTTTGATATTTGGTCCGCAGGCTGTTGGGAAAATGACAGTTGGGCAGGAATTAGCTAAATTAACTGGATTAAAGCTTTTTCATAATCACATGACGATCGAAATGGTTACCCCCATTTTTGACTTCGGTACTAAAGAAGGACAAAGATTAGTTACCTTATTTCGGAAGGAAATATTTGAAGCCGCAGCAAAAAGCAATTTAGAAGGCTTGATTTTTACCTATGTCTGGGCGTTTAACCATCCATCTGATTGGAACTATGTCAATGAAGTCTGTGAGATTTTTGAGTCAAGAGGCGGCACTGTTTACTTCGTCGAACTTGAGGCTGACCTGAATGAAAGACTTGAGCGAAATAAAAGTCCTCATCGACTTGAGCATAAACCTACAAAAAGAAATATTGAATGGTCTGAAAATAATCTAAAGAAGTCATTGGAAAAATACAGATTAAATTCCTTAGAGGGCGAAATTACCAAAGAAGAATATATCAGAATTAATAATACAAACATGAGTGCCGAAGAAGTAGCGAAAGCCATTAAAGACAAATTTCAGTTATAA
- a CDS encoding YitT family protein, with translation MFIFQKFIATIIGSLLLGIGVNGFLVPNHLIDGGILGIALILHYFYHFQTGMTMIALSAPICILSILSEKSYFLSSLQGLLVSSLFIDLLSPLRHQFIISQLGSALIGGVIIGTGVGLMLRYKSSTGGTDLLAKIISGRFSLNLALVIILIDGIIVLAGFSVLETDSFLYSCVAMTTVGITTFLIEKKY, from the coding sequence ATGTTTATTTTTCAAAAATTTATAGCCACTATTATTGGCAGTTTGCTATTAGGAATTGGAGTAAACGGGTTTCTTGTTCCTAATCATTTAATTGATGGTGGAATCCTAGGAATTGCATTAATCCTTCATTATTTCTATCATTTTCAGACAGGAATGACCATGATCGCTTTGAGTGCCCCAATCTGTATATTGTCAATTTTGAGTGAGAAAAGTTATTTTCTTAGCAGTTTGCAGGGATTGTTGGTCTCTTCTTTGTTTATTGATTTGCTCTCACCTCTTCGTCACCAATTTATCATTTCTCAGCTTGGCAGTGCTTTAATAGGAGGAGTCATCATTGGAACCGGAGTTGGTTTGATGCTGCGGTATAAGTCAAGTACTGGGGGAACGGACTTACTCGCAAAAATCATTTCTGGAAGGTTTTCTTTAAATTTAGCACTTGTCATTATACTAATCGATGGAATTATTGTTTTAGCAGGTTTTAGTGTACTGGAAACGGACAGCTTCCTTTATTCTTGTGTCGCTATGACCACTGTTGGAATAACAACTTTTCTGATTGAAAAGAAATATTGA
- a CDS encoding vanadium-dependent haloperoxidase, translating to MRASYRRWSEYPYPEEENPPQGSPEPRDWPMFFIFREKDNIFLDPFRQRINWSIKNPNDIDWEKELPTVEATLKSLTPSQIQIAKYWGIVEITERISTMTCDLADKHSLGSPDLARVLGFLHASLNDAFVITWYFKYLWDVARPNQYSKDLTPVLSTPRFPSYPSAHATVAGCAEVLLSYFFPEEVFEIKGRMELSAQSRLYAGVHFKVDNDEGLDLGRQIGEVVVKVLRVQNVKLR from the coding sequence ATGCGAGCAAGTTACAGAAGATGGTCAGAATATCCTTACCCAGAGGAAGAAAACCCTCCTCAAGGATCCCCAGAACCAAGAGATTGGCCGATGTTTTTTATTTTTAGAGAAAAAGACAATATTTTCTTAGATCCTTTTCGTCAGCGTATTAATTGGAGTATTAAAAATCCTAATGATATTGATTGGGAGAAAGAATTACCAACGGTAGAGGCAACATTAAAATCATTAACGCCAAGCCAAATACAAATTGCAAAATATTGGGGAATAGTAGAGATAACGGAGAGAATTTCTACTATGACCTGTGATTTAGCTGACAAGCATAGTCTGGGATCACCCGATTTAGCTAGGGTGTTAGGATTTCTTCATGCTTCATTAAATGATGCCTTTGTTATAACCTGGTATTTTAAATACCTTTGGGACGTGGCACGTCCAAACCAATATAGCAAAGACCTAACTCCTGTATTGTCAACCCCTCGTTTTCCGTCCTATCCCTCTGCACACGCTACTGTGGCAGGTTGTGCAGAGGTTCTATTAAGTTATTTTTTTCCTGAAGAGGTATTTGAAATAAAGGGAAGAATGGAATTAAGTGCTCAATCTCGTCTATATGCAGGCGTCCATTTTAAAGTAGATAACGATGAAGGATTAGATTTAGGCAGACAAATTGGTGAAGTGGTTGTGAAAGTTTTAAGAGTGCAAAATGTAAAATTGAGGTAA